One window of Leptotrichia sp. oral taxon 498 genomic DNA carries:
- a CDS encoding Cof-type HAD-IIB family hydrolase, protein MDKIKAIFLDLDGTTLTSEHTISENLKNKLNELEKKGVKIFIATGRTFTSASPFIEMLKIKNPVITYNGGRIVDPTTKKMIYEKPLDANAVEKIIKIAREKNIHLNLYTDDKLYIEKETDEGKAYAESVGIPYYVENFDNFFEKTSTKALFINENEVLKKLKKELEEKLPDVTFVFSKLKYLEALNKEVNKGLTVKVMLEKYNILPQEAMAFGDQWNDLEMLKSVKYGYLMGNATEDLKKEFSSDRITLSNDEDGIYEILKNL, encoded by the coding sequence ATGGACAAAATTAAGGCAATATTTTTGGATTTGGATGGGACAACACTAACAAGTGAGCATACAATTTCTGAAAATTTAAAAAATAAATTGAATGAATTAGAAAAAAAAGGAGTTAAAATTTTTATTGCGACAGGTCGTACATTTACTTCAGCAAGTCCTTTTATCGAAATGCTTAAAATAAAAAATCCCGTGATTACTTATAACGGTGGAAGAATCGTGGATCCTACAACAAAAAAAATGATTTATGAAAAACCGTTAGATGCGAATGCTGTGGAAAAGATAATAAAAATTGCAAGAGAAAAAAATATTCACTTGAATTTGTACACAGATGATAAATTGTACATTGAAAAAGAGACAGATGAAGGGAAAGCGTATGCTGAAAGTGTTGGAATTCCGTATTATGTGGAAAATTTTGACAATTTTTTTGAAAAAACTTCGACAAAAGCGCTTTTTATCAATGAAAATGAGGTTTTAAAAAAATTGAAAAAAGAATTGGAAGAAAAGTTGCCAGATGTTACATTTGTGTTTTCAAAATTAAAGTATTTGGAAGCGCTAAATAAAGAAGTGAATAAAGGGTTAACTGTTAAAGTTATGCTTGAAAAATATAATATTTTGCCGCAGGAGGCAATGGCTTTTGGAGATCAGTGGAATGACTTGGAGATGTTAAAATCGGTAAAATATGGGTATCTTATGGGAAATGCGACTGAAGACTTAAAAAAGGAATTTTCTTCTGACAGAATAACTTTGTCCAATGACGAAGATGGAATTTATGAAATTCTAAAAAATTTATAA
- a CDS encoding cysteine desulfurase family protein encodes MKLVYLDNAATTKMSKRVIEEMTESFEEIYGNPSSTHTLGQKAKAVVENARHIVAKNLKVEAKEIVFTSGGAEGNNLVIKGFLKQNKDKGKHIITTKIEHSTVLKTFESLEKQGYDVTYIDVTKDGIIDVEKLKKAVRKDTALVSVMFVNNETGVIQPIKEIGEFLKEKEIFFHTDAVQAIGKFEIYPKELRIDALTVSSHKFYGPKGTGFVFIDKKYNIEKEIFGGSQERNRRAGTENVNGILGTGVALEEVYEKMEVIFEHEKKIQEYLEEKLKNEIGRIQKVEINGENSRRVKNITNVFIENTDIQMLLVALDMRGICVSGGSACMSGSLENSYVLEAMGLNDERLKSSFRISIGKDTTIEEIDYFIENLKEII; translated from the coding sequence ATGAAATTAGTTTATTTAGATAATGCGGCTACGACAAAAATGTCAAAAAGAGTGATTGAAGAGATGACAGAATCGTTTGAAGAAATTTATGGGAATCCATCTTCAACACATACTTTGGGGCAAAAGGCAAAAGCTGTAGTTGAAAATGCAAGACATATTGTGGCAAAAAATTTAAAAGTTGAAGCAAAAGAAATAGTTTTTACTTCTGGTGGTGCGGAAGGGAACAATCTTGTCATAAAAGGATTTTTAAAACAGAATAAGGATAAAGGAAAACACATTATAACAACCAAAATCGAACATTCGACTGTGCTAAAAACTTTTGAAAGTCTTGAAAAGCAAGGGTATGACGTAACTTACATAGACGTTACAAAAGATGGAATAATTGATGTTGAAAAGTTAAAAAAAGCAGTTAGAAAAGATACCGCTCTTGTGTCGGTTATGTTTGTAAATAATGAAACTGGAGTTATTCAGCCAATAAAGGAAATTGGTGAGTTCTTAAAAGAAAAAGAAATTTTTTTTCACACGGATGCTGTTCAAGCAATTGGAAAATTTGAAATTTATCCAAAAGAGTTGAGAATAGATGCTTTGACTGTGTCATCGCATAAATTTTATGGGCCTAAAGGAACTGGATTTGTGTTTATCGACAAAAAATATAATATTGAAAAAGAAATTTTTGGAGGAAGTCAAGAGAGAAACAGAAGAGCGGGGACTGAAAATGTGAATGGAATTTTGGGAACCGGCGTTGCACTTGAGGAAGTTTATGAAAAAATGGAAGTGATTTTTGAACACGAAAAAAAGATTCAAGAATATTTGGAGGAAAAATTGAAAAATGAAATTGGAAGAATTCAGAAAGTGGAAATAAATGGAGAAAATTCAAGAAGAGTGAAAAATATTACAAATGTCTTTATAGAAAATACGGATATTCAAATGCTTTTAGTAGCTCTTGATATGAGGGGAATTTGTGTGAGCGGAGGTTCAGCCTGTATGTCTGGTTCGCTTGAAAATTCGTACGTTTTAGAAGCTATGGGATTAAATGATGAAAGATTGAAAAGTTCGTTTAGAATCAGTATTGGAAAAGATACGACAATTGAAGAAATTGATTATTTTATTGAAAATTTGAAAGAGATAATATAA
- a CDS encoding RNA-guided endonuclease TnpB family protein: protein MKYNLAFRYRIYPNKEQELLINKTFGCVRFVYNTILYAANKFYEETGKNKIITPASLKNENQFLKEVDSLALANAQLNVKRSFMNFFQKRAKFPRFKSKKNNVKSYTTNCVNNSIRIEENKYLVLPKLKKVKLKYHREIPKDYKIKSVTLTNSNGNYYVSVLTEFEKEIQKNPSNDKVIGLDFSMSELFISSENQRADYPRYFRMLEKKLKKLQKSLSRKVKFSKNWYKQRSKISKLHEYIKNCRRDFLHKLSKKLSEAYNAVVVEDLNMKGMSQALNFGKSVGDNGWGIFLRMLEYKLIFSGKQFLKIDKWFPSSKTCSRCGNVKEELKLSERSYKCECCGIEIDRDYNAALNIRDVGKEMLKY, encoded by the coding sequence ATGAAATATAATTTAGCATTCAGATACAGAATTTATCCAAATAAGGAGCAGGAATTGTTGATAAACAAGACTTTTGGATGTGTTCGTTTTGTTTACAATACGATTTTGTATGCTGCAAATAAATTTTATGAAGAAACGGGAAAAAATAAAATAATTACGCCTGCCAGTTTGAAGAATGAAAATCAATTTTTGAAAGAAGTAGACAGCTTGGCACTTGCAAATGCTCAATTAAATGTAAAACGATCGTTTATGAATTTCTTTCAAAAGAGAGCAAAGTTTCCAAGATTCAAATCTAAAAAGAATAATGTTAAAAGTTACACGACAAATTGTGTGAACAATTCGATACGAATTGAAGAAAACAAATATTTGGTTTTGCCAAAATTGAAAAAAGTAAAATTGAAATATCATAGAGAAATACCAAAGGATTACAAGATAAAGTCAGTAACATTGACAAATAGCAATGGAAATTATTATGTTTCTGTTTTGACAGAATTTGAAAAAGAAATTCAAAAAAATCCAAGTAATGATAAAGTGATTGGACTTGATTTTTCGATGTCTGAACTATTTATCAGTTCTGAAAACCAAAGGGCTGATTATCCAAGATATTTTAGGATGTTGGAGAAAAAATTGAAAAAATTACAAAAATCATTATCAAGAAAAGTAAAATTTTCTAAAAATTGGTATAAGCAAAGATCGAAAATATCAAAACTACATGAGTATATTAAAAATTGTCGGAGAGATTTTTTACATAAATTATCAAAAAAATTGTCTGAAGCGTATAATGCTGTGGTTGTTGAGGATTTGAATATGAAGGGGATGAGTCAGGCATTAAATTTTGGGAAAAGTGTAGGAGATAATGGATGGGGAATATTCTTGAGGATGCTTGAGTATAAACTGATATTTTCAGGGAAACAATTTTTGAAGATAGATAAGTGGTTTCCATCGTCGAAAACTTGTAGTAGATGTGGAAATGTTAAAGAGGAACTGAAATTATCAGAAAGAAGTTATAAATGTGAGTGCTGTGGAATTGAAATTGATAGAGATTACAATGCGGCACTGAATATAAGAGATGTTGGAAAAGAAATGTTGAAATATTAG
- a CDS encoding dicarboxylate/amino acid:cation symporter, whose product MKRFKIGLVSRLLIAIMLGICAGFILPGPIIRIAVTFSGLFSKYLAFIIPLMIIGFIVTGIADLTQGAGKLLGITTVIAYGSTILAGTLAYIMASTVFPHIIDGNTLAKIGDPEKGMLKPFFEINLPPLLDVTSAVVFSFIMGLSISWLKSQKNDYGETIYNLFSDFSIIIVKVLSTSIIPVLPFYIFGTFANMAHSGDVFTIMSVFIKVFLCVLTLHIIYLIILFIISGAIGKKNPLQLLKHQIPGYITALGTQSSAATIPVNVECAKNNGVSEEIRDFVVPLCATIHMAGSIITITSCVTAVLMINNMPHSLSTMFPFIMTLGIAMVAAPGAPGGAIMSALPFLGMVGIVSTGSLGTMLIALYITQDSFGTAANVSGDNAIAVIVDTIYHRYIKK is encoded by the coding sequence ATGAAAAGATTTAAAATAGGTCTGGTTTCACGACTACTCATAGCAATTATGCTGGGGATTTGTGCTGGATTTATTTTACCAGGACCGATTATTAGAATTGCTGTAACTTTTTCAGGACTGTTCAGTAAATATTTGGCATTTATTATACCACTTATGATTATTGGATTTATAGTAACAGGAATTGCTGATTTAACACAAGGAGCGGGAAAACTTCTAGGAATAACAACTGTTATAGCGTATGGTTCAACGATTTTAGCAGGTACACTGGCCTATATAATGGCTTCAACTGTTTTTCCACATATAATAGATGGAAATACTCTAGCAAAAATAGGGGATCCAGAAAAAGGAATGTTAAAGCCTTTTTTTGAAATAAATTTACCACCTTTACTAGATGTAACTTCAGCAGTAGTCTTTTCATTCATAATGGGTCTTTCAATAAGCTGGTTAAAATCTCAGAAAAATGATTACGGTGAAACAATTTATAATTTATTTTCAGATTTTTCTATTATTATTGTAAAAGTTTTATCGACTTCAATCATTCCAGTCTTACCTTTTTATATTTTTGGAACATTTGCAAATATGGCTCACAGCGGTGATGTATTTACGATAATGTCAGTATTCATAAAGGTATTTTTGTGTGTTTTGACTTTACATATTATATATTTAATAATTTTATTTATAATTTCTGGCGCAATTGGAAAGAAAAATCCACTTCAGTTGTTAAAACATCAAATTCCAGGATATATAACTGCACTTGGAACTCAGTCTTCTGCAGCTACAATCCCTGTAAACGTGGAATGTGCTAAAAATAACGGAGTTTCTGAAGAGATAAGGGATTTTGTCGTACCACTTTGTGCGACAATCCATATGGCTGGAAGTATTATTACGATAACAAGCTGTGTTACAGCTGTCTTAATGATAAATAATATGCCTCATAGCTTGTCAACCATGTTTCCATTTATAATGACTTTGGGGATCGCAATGGTAGCAGCACCAGGAGCACCAGGTGGGGCAATAATGTCAGCACTGCCATTTTTAGGAATGGTCGGAATTGTGTCGACAGGTTCATTAGGAACAATGCTTATTGCACTATACATAACTCAAGATAGTTTTGGAACTGCGGCAAATGTATCTGGAGATAATGCAATTGCTGTTATTGTAGATACAATTTATCATAGATATATAAAAAAATAA
- a CDS encoding Nif3-like dinuclear metal center hexameric protein, translated as MKLRDIIGELKTKYNPRMAEDWDNVGLLIGDENKEIKKILFCLDVTENAIEKAIKNDVNLIISHHPVIFSGMKRINNETLHGRKVLKLIESGIAVYSIHTNADFAINGLNDFVMEKLNLDGETKILNEVSFEDYNEVKHCMERHYGGTVRIKILNEGITLENLVKKIKYELGLPYVRFVGDKNRIIKRIGLVTGGGSSFTGHAKGSVDVFLTGDLRYHEALDTLEEGGLLVDIGHLESEYLFADLMEREVSKFFDGEMIKHYENQIFQLG; from the coding sequence ATGAAATTAAGAGATATAATAGGAGAATTAAAGACAAAATATAATCCCAGAATGGCAGAAGATTGGGATAATGTAGGGCTTTTAATTGGAGATGAAAATAAAGAAATAAAAAAAATATTATTTTGCTTGGATGTGACTGAAAATGCGATTGAAAAAGCAATAAAAAATGATGTAAATTTAATAATTTCACACCATCCAGTTATTTTTTCTGGAATGAAAAGAATTAACAATGAGACATTGCACGGAAGAAAAGTTCTAAAACTTATTGAAAGTGGGATAGCTGTTTATTCAATTCATACAAATGCTGATTTTGCAATAAATGGATTAAATGACTTTGTGATGGAAAAGTTAAATTTAGATGGAGAAACAAAAATCTTGAATGAAGTCAGTTTTGAGGATTACAATGAAGTTAAGCATTGTATGGAACGACATTATGGCGGAACTGTGAGAATAAAAATTTTGAATGAAGGAATCACTTTGGAAAATTTGGTAAAAAAAATTAAATATGAACTTGGGTTGCCTTATGTGAGATTTGTTGGAGATAAAAACCGAATTATCAAAAGAATTGGTCTTGTGACAGGTGGTGGAAGTTCCTTTACTGGTCATGCAAAAGGAAGTGTCGACGTGTTTTTAACAGGGGATTTGAGATATCATGAAGCGCTTGATACGCTTGAAGAAGGTGGACTTCTAGTTGATATAGGTCATTTGGAAAGTGAATATTTATTTGCGGACTTAATGGAAAGGGAAGTTTCAAAGTTTTTTGATGGTGAAATGATAAAACACTACGAAAATCAAATTTTTCAATTGGGATAA